A portion of the Vibrio coralliirubri genome contains these proteins:
- a CDS encoding LysR family transcriptional regulator, which translates to MNEHKRIERLILFIELAQQLNFTKAAEKLGISKSYLSEQIKRLENDLQCPLLVRTTRSVRLTQEGERALQQGLTIRSQVLQLERSVSEQHDIVKGLLRLTAPKMFTEVYLFDICQQFRQQYPEIRFEINSSYTNFNLNQDDIDIAFRATNTPPDNMVAKHLISYQHDLVATPGYLNQFGRPTNVSDLSDHQCLATLHQTEWPLKSANIDVSGWLSSNDNHLLKQQAMAGSGIIRIASYYVAKEVELGELEQVLPDECLQQGNSIYLFYPQVIYPAKKHQVFVKFVQAYFEKLRA; encoded by the coding sequence ATGAACGAACACAAAAGAATAGAACGACTGATCCTGTTTATAGAGCTTGCTCAGCAACTTAACTTTACCAAGGCAGCCGAAAAGCTCGGTATCTCTAAGAGCTACCTTTCTGAGCAGATCAAACGTTTAGAGAATGATTTACAGTGCCCGCTTTTGGTCAGAACCACGCGCAGTGTTCGTTTAACCCAAGAAGGCGAACGCGCGTTACAACAAGGCTTAACGATTCGCTCGCAAGTCTTACAGCTTGAACGCAGCGTTTCAGAGCAACACGACATCGTTAAAGGCCTATTACGCCTCACCGCGCCAAAAATGTTTACTGAGGTATATCTATTCGATATCTGCCAACAATTTAGGCAGCAATACCCAGAAATCCGCTTTGAGATAAACAGCAGCTACACCAACTTTAACCTCAACCAAGATGATATCGATATCGCGTTTCGTGCCACTAATACGCCACCTGACAACATGGTGGCGAAACACTTGATTAGCTATCAGCATGATTTAGTCGCGACTCCCGGTTATCTTAATCAATTTGGTCGCCCTACCAATGTGAGTGACTTAAGTGATCATCAATGCTTAGCAACGCTGCACCAAACCGAGTGGCCTTTAAAATCGGCAAATATTGATGTGTCCGGCTGGCTTTCAAGTAATGACAACCACTTACTTAAGCAACAAGCTATGGCAGGCAGTGGCATCATCCGTATCGCAAGTTACTACGTTGCGAAAGAGGTCGAGCTTGGAGAGTTAGAACAAGTGCTGCCTGATGAATGCCTACAACAAGGCAACAGTATTTACCTCTTCTATCCTCAAGTTATTTATCCGGCAAAGAAACACCAAGTGTTCGTTAAATTTGTTCAGGCTTACTTTGAAAAATTGAGAGCTTGA
- a CDS encoding YdcF family protein, producing MSFIILLLLLLFVGFTRLLQWRKTSLFLSLVLISSFVLIGSGLIPRYLLNDLQSDYENKPDIQWSDNNAIVLLGAGTQLIKSTQEFEPAFFSFGRISETASQYKDCAKTQTTCKVIISGGDAQNNGVTEAEVYQQQLLRLGVSMGDIIQEPNSVNTWKNAQLTSDLMKHHKFDNIVLVSSGLHIRRSELYFNHFGLNVIPVRADYMAAQISWLPLWYNFAVTDFALHEQIGFARYNIYNFMGWNSKREKPGDA from the coding sequence ATGAGCTTTATTATATTATTACTTCTTCTGCTATTTGTAGGCTTTACACGTTTACTTCAGTGGCGAAAAACCTCTCTGTTTTTATCTCTTGTTCTTATATCGTCATTTGTGCTGATTGGTTCAGGTTTAATTCCTCGTTATTTACTGAACGACCTGCAATCCGATTACGAAAATAAGCCTGATATCCAATGGTCTGACAATAACGCCATTGTTCTTCTGGGAGCGGGAACGCAGTTAATTAAAAGCACGCAAGAGTTTGAGCCAGCCTTTTTCTCTTTTGGCCGAATCAGTGAAACAGCCAGCCAATATAAAGATTGCGCCAAAACCCAAACCACATGCAAAGTGATCATCAGTGGTGGCGATGCACAAAATAACGGTGTTACCGAAGCAGAAGTTTATCAACAACAATTGCTGAGACTTGGCGTTTCGATGGGTGACATCATTCAAGAGCCAAATAGCGTCAACACTTGGAAGAATGCACAGCTCACGAGTGACCTAATGAAGCATCATAAATTCGACAACATTGTGTTGGTTTCATCTGGCCTACATATTCGTCGTAGCGAGCTCTACTTCAACCACTTCGGCTTGAATGTTATTCCAGTAAGAGCCGACTATATGGCTGCTCAAATTTCATGGTTGCCATTGTGGTACAACTTTGCGGTCACAGATTTTGCTTTGCATGAGCAGATAGGCTTTGCCCGTTACAACATCTACAACTTTATGGGTTGGAACAGCAAACGCGAAAAACCAGGTGATGCTTAA
- a CDS encoding aerolysin family beta-barrel pore-forming toxin, whose amino-acid sequence MLNVRKTVLFSSALCFISFATHAKIYSDQIVLDSLGEDICRSDYRPLSNTEAQEHKTALLSRMNVWDIAGLKNDWVIMGSGYHGLIKQGQPSDNTWCYPNTPDAGLPYYEAQAIETNNNLDVQRALVSDNTHFIRPLSYLAHNLGYAWVGGDSARYVGQDMAIKPLNNGWEIKGNNNGSCAGDRCNEKTSITVDNFAYTLDNTSFLHGSITETNQELIETVSAYAINDSEQPKQIVVDLHFEQSTQWSKTQRFDLADSAVIDETFHWPQVGKTEVRVALEEGQRFSDTNSSARSEPTELQAIITVPANSVLPFQVEFLRSTITYPYRIKTNMSYDVNFTGFLRYSGNALSSHPTNRPTVSHTFTMGTTSEDQANIRYQWDHRYIPGEMKWWDWSWAINTNGLSSMQYAAGASVRPFYTYVSGQFSAESQYSGMIDIGTEHSIDSFSAMTPSGDYTTYYAGDIEVLTDFDPAALAQLGYNSAQLTLTPMQQ is encoded by the coding sequence ATGCTTAACGTCAGAAAAACCGTTCTATTTAGCTCTGCCCTCTGTTTCATCTCTTTTGCCACTCATGCCAAGATATATTCAGACCAAATCGTATTGGATAGCCTCGGTGAAGATATCTGCCGTTCCGATTATCGTCCGCTCAGTAATACAGAAGCGCAAGAACATAAAACCGCCCTGCTATCGCGCATGAATGTGTGGGACATTGCTGGCCTTAAAAATGACTGGGTGATCATGGGGTCTGGCTACCACGGGCTCATCAAACAAGGACAACCCAGCGACAATACCTGGTGTTACCCTAACACCCCAGACGCAGGCCTGCCTTACTACGAAGCTCAAGCCATCGAAACGAACAATAACCTTGATGTTCAACGCGCCTTAGTCAGCGACAACACACACTTTATCAGACCACTGAGTTACTTGGCCCATAACCTGGGTTACGCTTGGGTTGGAGGCGATAGCGCGCGTTATGTCGGCCAAGATATGGCAATAAAACCGCTAAACAATGGTTGGGAGATTAAGGGCAATAACAATGGAAGCTGTGCCGGTGATCGCTGTAATGAGAAGACAAGCATCACTGTTGATAACTTCGCTTATACACTCGATAACACATCGTTTTTACACGGCTCTATAACAGAGACCAACCAAGAGCTGATTGAAACCGTCTCGGCTTATGCAATCAATGATAGCGAACAGCCTAAACAAATCGTCGTTGACCTTCATTTTGAGCAATCCACACAATGGAGTAAAACACAGCGCTTCGACCTTGCTGATTCAGCCGTCATTGATGAGACCTTTCATTGGCCACAAGTTGGAAAAACAGAGGTAAGAGTTGCGCTAGAAGAAGGCCAACGTTTCTCCGATACCAACAGTAGCGCTCGTTCTGAACCAACAGAACTGCAAGCCATCATTACCGTACCAGCGAACTCAGTACTTCCCTTTCAGGTTGAGTTCTTGCGCTCTACCATCACTTACCCATACCGTATCAAAACCAACATGAGTTACGACGTGAACTTCACAGGTTTCCTTCGTTATAGCGGCAATGCGCTAAGCTCGCACCCAACAAACCGCCCGACTGTCTCTCACACCTTTACCATGGGAACCACCAGCGAAGATCAAGCTAATATCCGCTACCAATGGGATCACCGCTATATTCCTGGAGAGATGAAATGGTGGGATTGGAGCTGGGCAATCAACACCAATGGCTTGAGTAGCATGCAGTACGCCGCAGGTGCCAGTGTGCGTCCTTTCTACACCTATGTTTCAGGCCAGTTTAGTGCGGAGTCACAATATTCAGGAATGATCGATATTGGTACCGAGCACTCTATTGATTCATTTAGCGCCATGACACCTTCTGGCGATTACACAACCTACTACGCGGGTGACATCGAAGTTCTGACTGACTTCGACCCTGCGGCTCTAGCACAACTGGGTTATAACAGCGCTCAGCTAACGCTTACCCCAATGCAGCAATAA
- a CDS encoding DUF3299 domain-containing protein, whose protein sequence is MLFRFSSLFTTLLPGLLLSFSAMSSTMVMWEDLIPPPTKEVALPALNQDQVSNLFAVLNYQKTSLKREMNSEETQQYEASKIALSESGYDADELLALREEALAVEHIRLTTVNTDLELNDVTIPGFVVPLEMDGMLTTKFLLVPIAGACIHTPPPPANQTIIVDIDEGFPLQDLYKVVMVSGDIATFEQDLPISFIDGTEVISTGYSMAAHKVNYP, encoded by the coding sequence ATGCTATTTCGATTTAGTTCACTCTTTACGACTCTGTTACCAGGTTTACTGCTTAGCTTTAGTGCTATGTCGTCAACTATGGTGATGTGGGAAGACCTGATTCCGCCGCCAACAAAAGAAGTCGCGCTACCCGCGTTGAATCAAGATCAAGTCTCTAACCTATTTGCCGTTTTGAACTATCAGAAAACGAGCCTCAAGCGCGAGATGAACTCTGAAGAGACACAACAATACGAAGCAAGCAAGATCGCATTAAGTGAATCAGGTTATGACGCTGATGAACTACTGGCACTGAGAGAAGAAGCACTGGCGGTAGAACACATTCGCTTGACTACAGTCAACACCGACCTCGAACTGAACGATGTGACTATTCCGGGCTTTGTTGTTCCGCTTGAAATGGACGGCATGTTAACAACGAAGTTTCTTTTGGTACCCATCGCAGGCGCGTGTATCCATACCCCGCCGCCACCGGCAAATCAGACCATTATTGTCGATATTGATGAAGGGTTCCCACTTCAAGATCTTTACAAAGTCGTTATGGTGTCGGGAGATATCGCCACCTTTGAACAAGATCTACCTATCTCATTCATTGATGGCACTGAAGTGATCAGCACGGGTTACTCAATGGCGGCGCATAAAGTCAATTACCCTTAG
- a CDS encoding helix-turn-helix domain-containing protein: MQNPINISNSNNLAPFLAYFEQKGIEWRKIAAEYDFPEDIEDREYWLSSHQAMAFLGAMVKQTNKNVGFDVGRLITLDQISPELVSEFSGCENLEHALHHLLEMMPTLNNYMVVWVDKIDGKWYLCHRGSYHPSLPGYDQAEWFRTFAFISLCRMFLGHHWEPNSVFMSFPDHLARDVTNTAKLDAFHFDHAFGAIEVPLSADFVPVDKPIDSDWLTVINALVQTYAVLPWFNIQWLASLIGTSSRSLQRQFTDHGCTFRGLRDEARCQVAKRLLKANTSPFETAWRCGYSDLSNFNRAFKGWLGKTPAQYQKQTS; encoded by the coding sequence ATGCAGAATCCTATTAATATCAGTAATTCAAACAACCTTGCTCCCTTTTTAGCTTACTTTGAACAAAAGGGGATTGAGTGGCGAAAAATTGCGGCTGAATACGACTTCCCTGAAGATATTGAAGACCGAGAGTATTGGTTGTCTTCTCACCAAGCGATGGCTTTTCTCGGTGCAATGGTCAAGCAAACCAATAAGAATGTTGGGTTTGACGTGGGGCGGTTAATCACGCTTGACCAAATCTCTCCTGAGCTGGTTTCTGAGTTCTCAGGATGTGAAAACTTAGAACATGCACTTCATCATCTGCTTGAAATGATGCCGACGTTAAACAACTACATGGTGGTTTGGGTCGATAAAATCGATGGCAAGTGGTACTTGTGTCACCGAGGCTCATACCATCCTTCGTTACCCGGTTATGACCAAGCGGAATGGTTTCGAACCTTTGCCTTTATTTCGCTGTGTCGCATGTTCTTGGGTCATCATTGGGAGCCTAACTCGGTGTTTATGAGTTTTCCTGACCACTTGGCGAGAGATGTTACCAATACTGCGAAGCTAGACGCGTTCCATTTCGACCATGCATTTGGTGCCATTGAAGTGCCGTTGTCAGCGGATTTTGTCCCAGTAGACAAGCCAATAGACAGCGATTGGTTGACGGTAATTAATGCATTGGTACAAACCTACGCGGTTCTACCGTGGTTTAATATTCAATGGCTTGCCTCATTGATTGGAACTTCGTCGCGTTCTCTACAAAGGCAGTTCACTGATCATGGTTGTACATTTCGTGGTTTGCGAGATGAGGCTCGTTGTCAGGTGGCGAAGCGGTTGCTTAAAGCCAACACATCACCTTTCGAGACAGCATGGCGATGTGGCTATAGCGATTTATCTAACTTTAACCGAGCATTCAAAGGGTGGTTGGGCAAAACGCCGGCGCAATATCAAAAGCAAACCAGCTAA